One Brienomyrus brachyistius isolate T26 unplaced genomic scaffold, BBRACH_0.4 scaffold64, whole genome shotgun sequence genomic window carries:
- the LOC125725301 gene encoding tryptase-like: MILERLKMTAFKVLLIFGLYQVSLGDQLKSDIVGGHNADQNHWPWMVAMFVKDQNPHNAGDTKANFRCGGSLIHRQWVLTAAHCVQCLDPKLIRVHVGIYKRDDPSNEREVKYFIQHEAYAHGIQRNDIALLRLSQPVETNQLVSLSKASDVFSSDAKCRVAGWGNTKQGVPLKKPGMLQELAVPLVKTQTCKEFYKDSLTVFDDSVFCAGFGKTQNQQLSGTCQGDSGGPLMCTTNNKNRPWVQLGIVNQADGCGEKPTILASVTYYRRWIAEKMGEAQ, translated from the exons ATGATTTTGGAAAGGCTGAAGATGACAGCATTTAAAGTACTCCTAATTTTCGGGTTGTATCAAG TATCTCTTGGAGATCAGCTGAAAAGTGACATTGTAGGTGGACACAATGCAGACCAGAATCATTGGCCTTGGATGGTTGCCATGTTTGTGAAAGACCAGAACCCACACAATGCCGGAGACACCAAGGCTAACTTTAGATGTGGAGGTTCTCTCATTCATCGTCAGTGGGTTCTGACTGCAGCACACTGTGTCCA GTGCCTTGATCCAAAACTAATCCGGGTGCATGTTGGCATATATAAGAGAGATGACCCCAGCAATGAAAGGGAAGTGAAATACTTCATTCAACATGAGGCGTATGCTCACGGCATACAGAGGAATGACATCGCCCTCCTCAGGCTCTCTCAGCCTGTGGAAACAAACCAGCTGGTCAGCCTCTCCAAAGCCTCTGATGTTTTCTCCTCCGACGCCAAGTGCCGTGTTGCTGGCTGGGGCAACACAAAGCAGGGTG TTCCACTGAAGAAACCAGGAATGCTACAGGAGCTGGCAGTCCCCCTTGTCAAAACTCAGACGTGCAAAGAATTTTACAAAGATTCTCTGACTGTTTTTGATGACAGCGTTTTCTGTGCTGGGTTTGGAAAAACCCAAAACCAACAATTATCTGGAACTTGTCAG GGAGACTCAGGGGGTCCTCTGATGTGCACAACCAACAATAAAAATAGGCCCTGGGTACAGCTTGGCATTGTAAACCAAGCAGACGGCTGTGGTGAAAAACCTACGATTTTGGCCAGTGTTACCTACTACCGACGCTGGATCGCCGAGAAAATGGGGGAGGCGCAGTAG
- the LOC125725298 gene encoding cell death activator CIDE-A-like isoform X1: protein MEYAKAFVPHFVARRMSLVSMFLTHRLSLLPPRPFSVCTYDRAQRQAVTATSLDDLVHKVRAALLLTCQFLTLTLEEDGTVIDTEDFFQSLPDDAQIMVLEKGQTWSHVKDMSVNSLKGNGIAKVTFDLYKLHPKDVIGCLHINATIYDAYTISYDIRCTRAKHLFVCTLCFLARMAGGVGHLLLCGSSSVLQYFEHD from the exons ATGGAGTACGCCAAAGCTTTCGTTCCACACTTTGTGGCTAG GAGAATGTCGCTGGTCAGCATGTTCCTCACCCACCGGCTCTCCCTCTTGCCACCACGACCCTTCAGCGTTTGTACGTATGACCGGGCACAAAGACAAGCCGTGACTGCAACCTCCTTAGATGATCTGGTCCATAAG GtgagggctgctttgctgctcaCCTGCCAGttcctgaccctgaccctaGAAGAGGACGGTACGGTCATCGACACGGAGGACTTCTTCCAATCTCTGCCCGACGATGCGCAGATCATGGTGCTAGAAAAGGGACAGACATGGAGCCACGTCAAG GATATGTCTGTAAATTCGCTGAAGGGAAACGGAATAGCCaaggtgacctttgacctgtacAAACTGCACCCGAAGGATGTCATTGGGTGCCTGCACATAAACGCCACGATATACGATGCCTACACCATTTCTTACGACATTCGGTGTACAAGGGCCAAACATCTGTTCGT ATGCACACTCTGCTTCCTGGCACGGATGGCCGGTGGGGTGGGCCATCTCCTCCTGTGTGGCTCGTCCTCTGTGTTGCAGTACTTTGAGCATGACTGA
- the LOC125725298 gene encoding cell death activator CIDE-A-like isoform X2 — translation MSLVSMFLTHRLSLLPPRPFSVCTYDRAQRQAVTATSLDDLVHKVRAALLLTCQFLTLTLEEDGTVIDTEDFFQSLPDDAQIMVLEKGQTWSHVKDMSVNSLKGNGIAKVTFDLYKLHPKDVIGCLHINATIYDAYTISYDIRCTRAKHLFVCTLCFLARMAGGVGHLLLCGSSSVLQYFEHD, via the exons ATGTCGCTGGTCAGCATGTTCCTCACCCACCGGCTCTCCCTCTTGCCACCACGACCCTTCAGCGTTTGTACGTATGACCGGGCACAAAGACAAGCCGTGACTGCAACCTCCTTAGATGATCTGGTCCATAAG GtgagggctgctttgctgctcaCCTGCCAGttcctgaccctgaccctaGAAGAGGACGGTACGGTCATCGACACGGAGGACTTCTTCCAATCTCTGCCCGACGATGCGCAGATCATGGTGCTAGAAAAGGGACAGACATGGAGCCACGTCAAG GATATGTCTGTAAATTCGCTGAAGGGAAACGGAATAGCCaaggtgacctttgacctgtacAAACTGCACCCGAAGGATGTCATTGGGTGCCTGCACATAAACGCCACGATATACGATGCCTACACCATTTCTTACGACATTCGGTGTACAAGGGCCAAACATCTGTTCGT ATGCACACTCTGCTTCCTGGCACGGATGGCCGGTGGGGTGGGCCATCTCCTCCTGTGTGGCTCGTCCTCTGTGTTGCAGTACTTTGAGCATGACTGA
- the afg3l2 gene encoding AFG3-like protein 2 isoform X2 gives MAHRYLRLSLGCRTFLQCALSPAVRSGSSRLVTGRPDTQVAFDRTTLLADVLGAYRRLTGPRAKGAKGLERFYCKNGSKNNETKPPGAEAKEAKPANAQRPPGKSGGGPGGGAGGGGGSTGGGGRRGGRKEDSTWWSRLQKGDVPWDDREFRMYFLSAAAFWTTVGYYFFFRNAAREVTWKDFVNNYLSKGVVDRLEVTNKRYVKVIFSSGKAPVDGYVWFNIGSVDTFERNLETAQMELGIEGENRLPVVYTSESDGSFLLSMLPTMLIIAFLLFTLRRGPAAGGRPGRGVGGLFSVGETTAKVLRDEIDVKFKDVAGCEEAKLEIMEFVNFLKNPKQYQDLGAKIPKGAILTGPPGTGKTLLAKATAGEANVPFITVNGSEFLEMFVGVGPARVRDLFVMARKNAPCILFIDEIDAVGRKRGRGNFGGQSEQENTLNQLLVEMDGFNTATNVVVLAGTNRPDILDPALMRPGRFDRQIYIGPPDIKGRASIFKVHLRPLKLDASLDKEMLARKMAALTPGFSGADIANVCNEAALIAARHLSDSITQKHFEQAIERVIGGLEKKTQVLQPEEKKTVAYHEAGHAVAGWFLEHADPLLKVSIIPRGKGLGYAQYLPKEQYLYTKEQLLDRMCMTLGGRVSEEIFFGRITTGAQDDLRKVTQSAYAQIVQFGMNEKVGQVSFDLPRQGEMVLEKPYSEATARLIDTEVRQLINTAYQRTQTLLDEKKAEVEKVALRLLEKEVLDKNDMVELLGQRPFAEKSSYEEFVEGTGGMDEDTTLPEGLKDWNREKDKEMEESTEEQVARQITHGMPF, from the exons ATGGCCCACCGCTACCTTCGGCTGTCGTTGGGCTGCCGCACGTTCCTGCAATGCGCGCTGTCTCCGGCGGTGCGCTCCGGATCCTCACGCCTG GTCACCGGACGACCTGATACCCAGGTTGCATTTGACAGGACGACCCTGCTGGCGGACGTGCTGGGAGCTTACAGGAGGCTCACTGGCCCACGGGCAAAAGGTGCAAAAG GACTTGAGAGGTTTTACTGCAAAAATGGTTCTAAGAACAATGAAACCAAACCGCCCGGTGCAGAAGCAAAAG AGGCCAAGCCTGCAAATGCCCAGCGGCCCCCAGGGAAATCAGGTGGAGGGCCAGGCGGAGGAGCAGGTGGAGGCGGGGGCTCGACAGGAGGCGGGGGCAGGAGAGGAGGGAGAAAGGAGGACTCTACGTGGTGGAGTCGGCTGCAGAAG GGCGACGTGCCCTGGGATGACCGGGAATTCCGGATGTACTTCCTGAGTGCGGCGGCCTTCTGGACAACAGTCGGATATTATTTCTTCTTCCGCAACGCAGCCCGagaagtgacctggaaggacTTTGTCAACAATTATCTCTCGAAAGGAGTT GTGGACAGACTAGAGGTGACGAACAAGCGTTACGTCAAAGTGATCTTCTCTTCGGGGAAAGCTCCAGTGGATGGA TATGTGTGGTTCAACATTGGCAGTGTGGACACGTTTGAGCGCAACCTGGAGACCGCGCAGATGGAGCTGGGAATCGAGGGGGAGAACCGGCTGCCTGTGGTCTACACGTCTGAGAGTGATGG CTCTTTTCTTCTCAGCATGCTCCCCACCATGCTGATCATCGCCTTCCTGCTGTTCACCTTGCGTCGGGGCCCCGCGGCAGGAGGCCGGCCTGGTCGAGGGGTGGGAGGGCTCTTCAGTGTAGGCGAGACCACTGCCAAAGTGCTGCGTGACGAGATTGACGTCAAGTTCAAAGACGTGGCGGGCTGCGAGGAGGCCAAGCTGGAGATCATGGAGTTCGTCAACTTCCTCAAGAACCCCAAGCAGTATCAGGACCTGGGTGCCAAGATCCCTAAG GGAGCAATACTCACTGGACCCCCTGGAACGGGAAAGACCCTTTTGGCCAAAGCAACGGCTGGAGAGGCCAATGTTCCATTCATCACGGTCAATGGCTCAGAATTCCTGGAGATGTTCGTGGGAGTCGGGCCAGCCAGG GTCCGCGACCTCTTTGTGATGGCCCGCAAGAATGCGCCCTGCATCCTCTTCATCGACGAGATCGATGCGGTTGGACGCAAGAGAGGCCGTGGGAACTTTGGAGGCCAGAGCGAGCAAGAGAACACCCTCAACCAGCTGCTGGTAGAGATGGACG GATTCAACACTGCCACCAACGTGGTGGTGCTTGCGGGCACCAACAGACCTGACATCTTGGATCCTGCGCTTATGAGGCCCGGCCGCTTCGACAGACAGATCTACATCG GTCCTCCTGACATTAAGGGGAGAGCCTCCATATTTAAGGTGCACCTACGGCCCTTGAAGTTGGATGCATCCCTGGATAAGGAGATGTTGGCAAGGAAGATGGCAGCTCTCACACCAGGATTCTCAG GTGCGGATATTGCCAACGTCTGCAACGAAGCCGCGCTGATCGCTGCCAGGCATCTTTCCGATTCCATTACCCAGAAGCACTTTGAGCAGGCCATCGAGCGAGTGATTGGAG GTCTTGAGAAGAAGACCCAGGTGCTCCAGCCAGAGGAGAAGAAGACGGTCGCGTACCATGAGGCCGGGCACGCCGTGGCGGGGTGGTTCCTGGAGCATGCGGACCCCCTGCTGAAG GTGTCTATCATCCCACGTGGAAAGGGTCTCGGTTACGCCCAGTACCTGCCCAAGGAGCAGTATCTCTACACAAAGGAGCAGCTTCTGGACCGCATGTGCATGACCCTTGGAGGACGTGTCTCCGAGGAGATCTTCTTCGGCAGAATCACGACCGGGGCACAGGACGACCTCAGGAAAGTCACGCAGAGCGCTTATGCTCAG ATTGTGCAATTCGGGATGAACGAGAAGGTGGGCCAGGTCTCCTTTGACCTCCCACGGCAGGGGGAGATGGTACTAGAGAAGCCTTACAGTGAGGCCACCGCTCGCCTGATCGACACGGAGGTGCGTCAGCTCATAAACACGGCCTACCAGCGCACCCAGACCCTGCTGGATGAGAAGAAGGCTGAGGTGGAGAAG GTGGCCCTGCGTCTGCTGGAGAAGGAAGTCCTGGACAAGAACGACATGGTGGAACTCTTGGGACAGCGGCCCTTCGCTGAAAAGTCCAGCTACGAGGAGTTTGTGGAGGGCACGGGGGGCATGGACGAGGACACCACCCTGCCAGAGGGTCTCAAGGACTGGAACCGAGAGAAAGACAAGGAGATGGAGGAGAGTACAGAGGAGCAGGTGGCACGGCAGATCACGCATGGGATGCCTTTCTGA
- the afg3l2 gene encoding AFG3-like protein 2 isoform X3: MAHRYLRLSLGCRTFLQCALSPAVRSGSSRLVTGRPDTQVAFDRTTLLADVLGAYRRLTGPRAKGLERFYCKNGSKNNETKPPGAEAKEAKPANAQRPPGKSGGGPGGGAGGGGGSTGGGGRRGGRKEDSTWWSRLQKGDVPWDDREFRMYFLSAAAFWTTVGYYFFFRNAAREVTWKDFVNNYLSKGVVDRLEVTNKRYVKVIFSSGKAPVDGQYVWFNIGSVDTFERNLETAQMELGIEGENRLPVVYTSESDGSFLLSMLPTMLIIAFLLFTLRRGPAAGGRPGRGVGGLFSVGETTAKVLRDEIDVKFKDVAGCEEAKLEIMEFVNFLKNPKQYQDLGAKIPKGAILTGPPGTGKTLLAKATAGEANVPFITVNGSEFLEMFVGVGPARVRDLFVMARKNAPCILFIDEIDAVGRKRGRGNFGGQSEQENTLNQLLVEMDGFNTATNVVVLAGTNRPDILDPALMRPGRFDRQIYIGPPDIKGRASIFKVHLRPLKLDASLDKEMLARKMAALTPGFSGADIANVCNEAALIAARHLSDSITQKHFEQAIERVIGGLEKKTQVLQPEEKKTVAYHEAGHAVAGWFLEHADPLLKVSIIPRGKGLGYAQYLPKEQYLYTKEQLLDRMCMTLGGRVSEEIFFGRITTGAQDDLRKVTQSAYAQIVQFGMNEKVGQVSFDLPRQGEMVLEKPYSEATARLIDTEVRQLINTAYQRTQTLLDEKKAEVEKVALRLLEKEVLDKNDMVELLGQRPFAEKSSYEEFVEGTGGMDEDTTLPEGLKDWNREKDKEMEESTEEQVARQITHGMPF; this comes from the exons ATGGCCCACCGCTACCTTCGGCTGTCGTTGGGCTGCCGCACGTTCCTGCAATGCGCGCTGTCTCCGGCGGTGCGCTCCGGATCCTCACGCCTG GTCACCGGACGACCTGATACCCAGGTTGCATTTGACAGGACGACCCTGCTGGCGGACGTGCTGGGAGCTTACAGGAGGCTCACTGGCCCACGGGCAAAAG GACTTGAGAGGTTTTACTGCAAAAATGGTTCTAAGAACAATGAAACCAAACCGCCCGGTGCAGAAGCAAAAG AGGCCAAGCCTGCAAATGCCCAGCGGCCCCCAGGGAAATCAGGTGGAGGGCCAGGCGGAGGAGCAGGTGGAGGCGGGGGCTCGACAGGAGGCGGGGGCAGGAGAGGAGGGAGAAAGGAGGACTCTACGTGGTGGAGTCGGCTGCAGAAG GGCGACGTGCCCTGGGATGACCGGGAATTCCGGATGTACTTCCTGAGTGCGGCGGCCTTCTGGACAACAGTCGGATATTATTTCTTCTTCCGCAACGCAGCCCGagaagtgacctggaaggacTTTGTCAACAATTATCTCTCGAAAGGAGTT GTGGACAGACTAGAGGTGACGAACAAGCGTTACGTCAAAGTGATCTTCTCTTCGGGGAAAGCTCCAGTGGATGGA CAGTATGTGTGGTTCAACATTGGCAGTGTGGACACGTTTGAGCGCAACCTGGAGACCGCGCAGATGGAGCTGGGAATCGAGGGGGAGAACCGGCTGCCTGTGGTCTACACGTCTGAGAGTGATGG CTCTTTTCTTCTCAGCATGCTCCCCACCATGCTGATCATCGCCTTCCTGCTGTTCACCTTGCGTCGGGGCCCCGCGGCAGGAGGCCGGCCTGGTCGAGGGGTGGGAGGGCTCTTCAGTGTAGGCGAGACCACTGCCAAAGTGCTGCGTGACGAGATTGACGTCAAGTTCAAAGACGTGGCGGGCTGCGAGGAGGCCAAGCTGGAGATCATGGAGTTCGTCAACTTCCTCAAGAACCCCAAGCAGTATCAGGACCTGGGTGCCAAGATCCCTAAG GGAGCAATACTCACTGGACCCCCTGGAACGGGAAAGACCCTTTTGGCCAAAGCAACGGCTGGAGAGGCCAATGTTCCATTCATCACGGTCAATGGCTCAGAATTCCTGGAGATGTTCGTGGGAGTCGGGCCAGCCAGG GTCCGCGACCTCTTTGTGATGGCCCGCAAGAATGCGCCCTGCATCCTCTTCATCGACGAGATCGATGCGGTTGGACGCAAGAGAGGCCGTGGGAACTTTGGAGGCCAGAGCGAGCAAGAGAACACCCTCAACCAGCTGCTGGTAGAGATGGACG GATTCAACACTGCCACCAACGTGGTGGTGCTTGCGGGCACCAACAGACCTGACATCTTGGATCCTGCGCTTATGAGGCCCGGCCGCTTCGACAGACAGATCTACATCG GTCCTCCTGACATTAAGGGGAGAGCCTCCATATTTAAGGTGCACCTACGGCCCTTGAAGTTGGATGCATCCCTGGATAAGGAGATGTTGGCAAGGAAGATGGCAGCTCTCACACCAGGATTCTCAG GTGCGGATATTGCCAACGTCTGCAACGAAGCCGCGCTGATCGCTGCCAGGCATCTTTCCGATTCCATTACCCAGAAGCACTTTGAGCAGGCCATCGAGCGAGTGATTGGAG GTCTTGAGAAGAAGACCCAGGTGCTCCAGCCAGAGGAGAAGAAGACGGTCGCGTACCATGAGGCCGGGCACGCCGTGGCGGGGTGGTTCCTGGAGCATGCGGACCCCCTGCTGAAG GTGTCTATCATCCCACGTGGAAAGGGTCTCGGTTACGCCCAGTACCTGCCCAAGGAGCAGTATCTCTACACAAAGGAGCAGCTTCTGGACCGCATGTGCATGACCCTTGGAGGACGTGTCTCCGAGGAGATCTTCTTCGGCAGAATCACGACCGGGGCACAGGACGACCTCAGGAAAGTCACGCAGAGCGCTTATGCTCAG ATTGTGCAATTCGGGATGAACGAGAAGGTGGGCCAGGTCTCCTTTGACCTCCCACGGCAGGGGGAGATGGTACTAGAGAAGCCTTACAGTGAGGCCACCGCTCGCCTGATCGACACGGAGGTGCGTCAGCTCATAAACACGGCCTACCAGCGCACCCAGACCCTGCTGGATGAGAAGAAGGCTGAGGTGGAGAAG GTGGCCCTGCGTCTGCTGGAGAAGGAAGTCCTGGACAAGAACGACATGGTGGAACTCTTGGGACAGCGGCCCTTCGCTGAAAAGTCCAGCTACGAGGAGTTTGTGGAGGGCACGGGGGGCATGGACGAGGACACCACCCTGCCAGAGGGTCTCAAGGACTGGAACCGAGAGAAAGACAAGGAGATGGAGGAGAGTACAGAGGAGCAGGTGGCACGGCAGATCACGCATGGGATGCCTTTCTGA
- the afg3l2 gene encoding AFG3-like protein 2 isoform X1 has product MAHRYLRLSLGCRTFLQCALSPAVRSGSSRLVTGRPDTQVAFDRTTLLADVLGAYRRLTGPRAKGAKGLERFYCKNGSKNNETKPPGAEAKEAKPANAQRPPGKSGGGPGGGAGGGGGSTGGGGRRGGRKEDSTWWSRLQKGDVPWDDREFRMYFLSAAAFWTTVGYYFFFRNAAREVTWKDFVNNYLSKGVVDRLEVTNKRYVKVIFSSGKAPVDGQYVWFNIGSVDTFERNLETAQMELGIEGENRLPVVYTSESDGSFLLSMLPTMLIIAFLLFTLRRGPAAGGRPGRGVGGLFSVGETTAKVLRDEIDVKFKDVAGCEEAKLEIMEFVNFLKNPKQYQDLGAKIPKGAILTGPPGTGKTLLAKATAGEANVPFITVNGSEFLEMFVGVGPARVRDLFVMARKNAPCILFIDEIDAVGRKRGRGNFGGQSEQENTLNQLLVEMDGFNTATNVVVLAGTNRPDILDPALMRPGRFDRQIYIGPPDIKGRASIFKVHLRPLKLDASLDKEMLARKMAALTPGFSGADIANVCNEAALIAARHLSDSITQKHFEQAIERVIGGLEKKTQVLQPEEKKTVAYHEAGHAVAGWFLEHADPLLKVSIIPRGKGLGYAQYLPKEQYLYTKEQLLDRMCMTLGGRVSEEIFFGRITTGAQDDLRKVTQSAYAQIVQFGMNEKVGQVSFDLPRQGEMVLEKPYSEATARLIDTEVRQLINTAYQRTQTLLDEKKAEVEKVALRLLEKEVLDKNDMVELLGQRPFAEKSSYEEFVEGTGGMDEDTTLPEGLKDWNREKDKEMEESTEEQVARQITHGMPF; this is encoded by the exons ATGGCCCACCGCTACCTTCGGCTGTCGTTGGGCTGCCGCACGTTCCTGCAATGCGCGCTGTCTCCGGCGGTGCGCTCCGGATCCTCACGCCTG GTCACCGGACGACCTGATACCCAGGTTGCATTTGACAGGACGACCCTGCTGGCGGACGTGCTGGGAGCTTACAGGAGGCTCACTGGCCCACGGGCAAAAGGTGCAAAAG GACTTGAGAGGTTTTACTGCAAAAATGGTTCTAAGAACAATGAAACCAAACCGCCCGGTGCAGAAGCAAAAG AGGCCAAGCCTGCAAATGCCCAGCGGCCCCCAGGGAAATCAGGTGGAGGGCCAGGCGGAGGAGCAGGTGGAGGCGGGGGCTCGACAGGAGGCGGGGGCAGGAGAGGAGGGAGAAAGGAGGACTCTACGTGGTGGAGTCGGCTGCAGAAG GGCGACGTGCCCTGGGATGACCGGGAATTCCGGATGTACTTCCTGAGTGCGGCGGCCTTCTGGACAACAGTCGGATATTATTTCTTCTTCCGCAACGCAGCCCGagaagtgacctggaaggacTTTGTCAACAATTATCTCTCGAAAGGAGTT GTGGACAGACTAGAGGTGACGAACAAGCGTTACGTCAAAGTGATCTTCTCTTCGGGGAAAGCTCCAGTGGATGGA CAGTATGTGTGGTTCAACATTGGCAGTGTGGACACGTTTGAGCGCAACCTGGAGACCGCGCAGATGGAGCTGGGAATCGAGGGGGAGAACCGGCTGCCTGTGGTCTACACGTCTGAGAGTGATGG CTCTTTTCTTCTCAGCATGCTCCCCACCATGCTGATCATCGCCTTCCTGCTGTTCACCTTGCGTCGGGGCCCCGCGGCAGGAGGCCGGCCTGGTCGAGGGGTGGGAGGGCTCTTCAGTGTAGGCGAGACCACTGCCAAAGTGCTGCGTGACGAGATTGACGTCAAGTTCAAAGACGTGGCGGGCTGCGAGGAGGCCAAGCTGGAGATCATGGAGTTCGTCAACTTCCTCAAGAACCCCAAGCAGTATCAGGACCTGGGTGCCAAGATCCCTAAG GGAGCAATACTCACTGGACCCCCTGGAACGGGAAAGACCCTTTTGGCCAAAGCAACGGCTGGAGAGGCCAATGTTCCATTCATCACGGTCAATGGCTCAGAATTCCTGGAGATGTTCGTGGGAGTCGGGCCAGCCAGG GTCCGCGACCTCTTTGTGATGGCCCGCAAGAATGCGCCCTGCATCCTCTTCATCGACGAGATCGATGCGGTTGGACGCAAGAGAGGCCGTGGGAACTTTGGAGGCCAGAGCGAGCAAGAGAACACCCTCAACCAGCTGCTGGTAGAGATGGACG GATTCAACACTGCCACCAACGTGGTGGTGCTTGCGGGCACCAACAGACCTGACATCTTGGATCCTGCGCTTATGAGGCCCGGCCGCTTCGACAGACAGATCTACATCG GTCCTCCTGACATTAAGGGGAGAGCCTCCATATTTAAGGTGCACCTACGGCCCTTGAAGTTGGATGCATCCCTGGATAAGGAGATGTTGGCAAGGAAGATGGCAGCTCTCACACCAGGATTCTCAG GTGCGGATATTGCCAACGTCTGCAACGAAGCCGCGCTGATCGCTGCCAGGCATCTTTCCGATTCCATTACCCAGAAGCACTTTGAGCAGGCCATCGAGCGAGTGATTGGAG GTCTTGAGAAGAAGACCCAGGTGCTCCAGCCAGAGGAGAAGAAGACGGTCGCGTACCATGAGGCCGGGCACGCCGTGGCGGGGTGGTTCCTGGAGCATGCGGACCCCCTGCTGAAG GTGTCTATCATCCCACGTGGAAAGGGTCTCGGTTACGCCCAGTACCTGCCCAAGGAGCAGTATCTCTACACAAAGGAGCAGCTTCTGGACCGCATGTGCATGACCCTTGGAGGACGTGTCTCCGAGGAGATCTTCTTCGGCAGAATCACGACCGGGGCACAGGACGACCTCAGGAAAGTCACGCAGAGCGCTTATGCTCAG ATTGTGCAATTCGGGATGAACGAGAAGGTGGGCCAGGTCTCCTTTGACCTCCCACGGCAGGGGGAGATGGTACTAGAGAAGCCTTACAGTGAGGCCACCGCTCGCCTGATCGACACGGAGGTGCGTCAGCTCATAAACACGGCCTACCAGCGCACCCAGACCCTGCTGGATGAGAAGAAGGCTGAGGTGGAGAAG GTGGCCCTGCGTCTGCTGGAGAAGGAAGTCCTGGACAAGAACGACATGGTGGAACTCTTGGGACAGCGGCCCTTCGCTGAAAAGTCCAGCTACGAGGAGTTTGTGGAGGGCACGGGGGGCATGGACGAGGACACCACCCTGCCAGAGGGTCTCAAGGACTGGAACCGAGAGAAAGACAAGGAGATGGAGGAGAGTACAGAGGAGCAGGTGGCACGGCAGATCACGCATGGGATGCCTTTCTGA